A window of Brachybacterium fresconis contains these coding sequences:
- a CDS encoding complex I subunit 1 family protein, which produces MGRLVQQPASPRLPRDAHPGRVRDAPLRGPRPRARTRKVAAENLGRFRTLADLDVGVVWFNAVDVMVWALVWLAGWGANSTHSLVGGYRFLAHGLAYELPLMFALVAPAIAAGSLRVGEVAAAQEGLWFVVWMPVAFLVYLIGVTGFSVWGPFAPALSADIAGGVLSELSGLDRLVFLAGRYALLAAGAAFAVPLFLGGGAGPVLPGWAWVLVKTVAVLTVLVWLRRKLPMFRPDRFMEIGWVVLLPAAVAQDLVVSLVVVGKG; this is translated from the coding sequence CTGGGTCGACTGGTACAACAACCGGCGTCTCCACGGCTCCCTCGGGATGCTCACCCCGGTAGAGTTCGAGACGCTCCACTACGAGGCCCTCGACCGAGAGCCCGAACCCGCAAAGTAGCGGCAGAGAACCTGGGCCGATTCAGGACGCTGGCGGACCTGGACGTGGGGGTGGTGTGGTTCAACGCCGTGGACGTCATGGTCTGGGCCCTGGTGTGGTTGGCCGGGTGGGGCGCCAATTCGACGCACAGCCTGGTGGGTGGCTACCGGTTCCTTGCCCATGGGCTGGCATACGAGCTCCCCTTGATGTTTGCGCTGGTGGCCCCGGCGATCGCGGCTGGCAGTCTTCGCGTCGGGGAGGTGGCTGCCGCGCAGGAGGGCCTGTGGTTCGTGGTGTGGATGCCGGTGGCGTTCCTGGTCTATCTGATCGGGGTGACCGGGTTCTCGGTGTGGGGCCCGTTCGCCCCGGCCCTTTCCGCGGACATTGCCGGTGGTGTGCTGAGTGAACTCTCCGGGTTGGACCGCCTTGTTTTCCTGGCCGGGCGCTACGCGTTGTTGGCTGCCGGGGCGGCCTTCGCGGTACCGCTGTTCCTGGGCGGGGGCGCCGGGCCCGTGCTGCCGGGCTGGGCGTGGGTGCTGGTGAAGACCGTGGCGGTGCTGACCGTGCTGGTGTGGTTGCGGCGGAAGCTGCCGATGTTCCGACCGGACCGGTTCATGGAGATCGGGTGGGTGGTCTTGCTGCCTGCGGCCGTGGCCCAGGACCTGGTCGTGTCTCTCGTCGTCGTCGGGAAGGGCTGA
- a CDS encoding IS3 family transposase (programmed frameshift) → MPKKIDPQLRARCVRLVREHAQEYPTLTAATAAVARQEGVSRESVRRWLAQAEVDDGSRPGTTTEESAEVKRLKAEVKRLREDNEILRRASNFLRGGARPPQPLILAFIDEMRAEGYAVESILRVLRQQGLEIAARTYRAWKRPARIAARTVTDALVEDKVRELAWKFNPVTGQVQMTPEGLYGRRKWVALLRRQEGLAGTSRGAVDRAMRTLGLEGVRRVKKLRTTIPNPDGKRAGDLLSRDFTAPAPDRVWVTDFTYVRTWAGFVYVAFVVDVFAQRIVGWHASSSMRTDLVMTPLRIALWQRDRDGNPVPPGSLVAHSDAGSQYTSVRYTEHLDLEGIAPSIGTVGDAYDNALMEGVNGLYKTECIRTTVFHAGPFRTLSDVEFATAGWVDWYNNRRLHGSLGMLTPVEFETLHYEALDREPEPAK, encoded by the exons ATGCCGAAGAAGATCGATCCCCAGCTGCGCGCGAGGTGCGTGCGGCTCGTGCGCGAGCACGCCCAGGAGTACCCCACCCTGACCGCGGCGACGGCCGCGGTCGCCCGCCAAGAGGGCGTCTCGCGGGAGTCCGTGCGGCGCTGGCTGGCCCAGGCCGAGGTCGACGACGGGTCCCGTCCCGGCACCACGACCGAAGAATCCGCCGAGGTCAAACGACTGAAGGCCGAGGTCAAGCGATTGCGGGAGGACAACGAGATCCTCCGCCGGGCCTCAA ATTTTCTTCGCGGGGGAGCTCGACCCCCGCAACCGCTGATCCTCGCCTTCATCGACGAGATGCGCGCCGAGGGCTATGCAGTCGAGTCGATCCTCCGCGTCCTGCGCCAGCAGGGCCTGGAGATCGCTGCACGCACCTACCGGGCCTGGAAACGGCCGGCCCGCATCGCTGCTCGCACCGTCACAGACGCTCTGGTCGAGGACAAGGTCCGCGAGCTTGCATGGAAGTTCAACCCGGTCACCGGGCAGGTGCAGATGACGCCGGAGGGCTTGTACGGGCGACGGAAGTGGGTTGCCTTGCTCCGCCGCCAAGAAGGCCTCGCCGGCACCTCCCGCGGCGCGGTCGACCGGGCCATGCGGACCCTTGGCCTCGAGGGCGTGCGGCGGGTGAAGAAGCTGCGCACCACCATCCCTAATCCGGATGGGAAACGTGCCGGTGACCTGCTGAGTCGTGACTTCACGGCTCCGGCTCCGGACCGGGTCTGGGTCACCGATTTCACGTATGTCCGGACGTGGGCGGGGTTCGTCTATGTCGCGTTCGTCGTGGACGTGTTCGCCCAGCGGATCGTGGGCTGGCACGCCAGCTCCAGCATGCGCACCGACCTGGTGATGACTCCGCTGCGGATCGCACTGTGGCAGCGCGACCGCGACGGAAACCCGGTCCCACCAGGATCTTTGGTAGCGCACAGCGATGCCGGGTCCCAGTACACCTCGGTCCGGTACACCGAGCACCTCGACCTCGAGGGCATTGCCCCGTCGATCGGGACCGTCGGCGACGCGTATGACAACGCCCTCATGGAGGGCGTGAACGGCCTGTACAAGACCGAGTGCATCCGCACCACGGTCTTCCACGCCGGCCCCTTCCGGACGCTCTCGGACGTCGAGTTCGCGACCGCCGGCTGGGTCGACTGGTACAACAACCGGCGTCTCCACGGCTCCCTCGGGATGCTCACCCCGGTAGAGTTCGAGACGCTCCACTACGAGGCCCTCGACCGAGAGCCCGAACCCGCAAAGTAG
- a CDS encoding NADH-quinone oxidoreductase subunit A, with protein sequence MYFGIVAMALVAMLTLVALFAAHRVLTVHVDPLTSLPAQSGWVPQEHALSRFHVRWYLASIIFLAFDVEMLFMYPWAVVVIEKGLSAVVEMFLFLGALLVAVAWAWREGAFRWV encoded by the coding sequence ATGTATTTCGGGATTGTGGCCATGGCCTTGGTGGCGATGCTGACCCTCGTGGCGCTGTTCGCGGCGCATCGTGTCTTGACGGTTCACGTCGATCCGTTGACCTCGTTGCCTGCCCAATCTGGATGGGTGCCCCAGGAGCACGCCCTATCGCGCTTCCACGTGCGTTGGTATCTTGCGTCCATCATCTTCCTGGCCTTCGACGTCGAGATGCTGTTCATGTACCCCTGGGCCGTGGTCGTGATTGAGAAGGGGCTCTCCGCAGTCGTCGAGATGTTCCTCTTTCTCGGCGCTCTGCTTGTCGCTGTGGCCTGGGCTTGGCGGGAAGGGGCGTTTCGATGGGTCTGA
- a CDS encoding multicopper oxidase family protein translates to MKTFSRRTVFSGGLGAAALTLAACGDRAAPTEVGGFAPPPALTPKAGQNVVTQTLAAAPTTVDLGGKTVSTWAYGESLPGPLIRATAGDLLRITLENRLPEASTIHWHGIRLHNAADGVPGMTQDPVEPDTSFSYEFVAPDPGTYFLHSHVGLQLDRGLYAPLIIDDPDEPGDYDAEWIVTLDDWIDGTGQTPDEVLAALTGARPSDGGGMDHGDMPMGDDGPGGMDHGGMPMGNAPWGDAGDVAYPHFLINGRIPEAPQIFDAKPGQRVRIRMINASADTIFALALGDHDLSVTQSDGFPVEPVTAKALYLGMGERYDVVVTVKDGMFPLVARPVGKPSGGQGLAVLRTGAGEAPAADVQVRELDGEVLIGSTLEPAEAARLEDRAVDTELELAFQGSMRPYQWAINGAPYGQNTPLSIREGQRARILATNQTMMSHPLHIHGHTFALPSGLRKDTVMLAPMESFALDFDADNPGRWAAHCHNAYHQEVGMMTGIDYAP, encoded by the coding sequence GTGAAGACTTTTTCCCGCCGCACCGTGTTCTCCGGAGGCCTCGGCGCGGCAGCACTGACGCTCGCGGCATGTGGCGACCGAGCCGCTCCGACCGAAGTTGGAGGCTTCGCACCGCCTCCTGCCCTGACGCCGAAAGCCGGTCAGAACGTCGTCACCCAGACCCTCGCCGCGGCGCCGACGACGGTGGACCTCGGAGGGAAGACGGTCTCGACCTGGGCATACGGCGAGTCCCTCCCCGGGCCGCTGATCCGCGCCACGGCCGGGGATCTGCTGCGCATCACGCTCGAGAACCGCCTGCCCGAGGCCTCCACGATCCACTGGCACGGCATCCGACTGCACAACGCAGCCGACGGGGTGCCCGGAATGACCCAGGACCCGGTCGAGCCAGACACCTCTTTCAGCTACGAGTTCGTCGCCCCCGACCCCGGCACCTACTTCCTCCACTCCCACGTCGGCCTGCAGCTGGACCGCGGGCTCTACGCACCGCTGATCATCGACGATCCCGACGAACCCGGTGACTACGATGCGGAATGGATCGTGACCCTCGATGACTGGATCGATGGCACCGGACAGACCCCCGACGAGGTCCTGGCCGCGCTGACCGGCGCCCGGCCTTCGGATGGCGGCGGCATGGACCACGGCGACATGCCCATGGGCGACGACGGACCTGGCGGCATGGACCACGGCGGCATGCCGATGGGGAACGCACCCTGGGGCGACGCCGGTGACGTGGCCTACCCCCACTTCCTCATCAACGGCCGGATCCCCGAAGCACCGCAGATCTTCGACGCGAAGCCCGGCCAGCGCGTGCGCATCCGCATGATCAACGCCTCCGCCGACACCATCTTCGCCCTCGCGCTCGGCGACCACGACCTCTCCGTCACCCAATCGGACGGATTCCCCGTCGAACCGGTCACCGCCAAGGCGCTCTATCTCGGCATGGGCGAACGGTACGACGTGGTGGTCACCGTGAAGGACGGCATGTTCCCTCTGGTGGCCCGTCCCGTCGGGAAACCCAGCGGCGGCCAAGGGCTCGCCGTGCTGAGGACCGGTGCCGGGGAAGCGCCCGCTGCGGACGTCCAGGTCCGGGAGCTCGATGGGGAGGTCCTCATCGGATCCACTCTGGAACCGGCCGAGGCCGCGCGACTCGAGGACCGCGCCGTCGACACCGAGCTCGAGCTCGCGTTCCAAGGCTCGATGCGGCCGTACCAATGGGCCATCAACGGCGCCCCCTACGGGCAGAACACGCCACTCAGCATCCGCGAGGGACAGCGTGCGCGCATCCTCGCGACCAACCAGACGATGATGAGCCACCCCCTCCACATCCACGGGCATACCTTCGCCCTGCCGTCGGGGCTCCGGAAGGACACGGTGATGCTCGCGCCTATGGAATCGTTCGCCCTCGACTTCGATGCGGACAATCCGGGCCGGTGGGCAGCGCACTGCCACAACGCGTACCACCAGGAGGTCGGCATGATGACCGGCATCGACTACGCGCCCTGA
- a CDS encoding SHOCT domain-containing protein — MMPTDAMSWLVWVIVAGLLALLWASALLLARTVLPGRPRRARDENEAIGELSLRLARGEITADEFEQRRRLVLDAFRP, encoded by the coding sequence ATGATGCCTACCGATGCGATGTCGTGGCTGGTATGGGTGATCGTCGCCGGTCTGCTCGCCCTCCTCTGGGCCTCGGCGCTGCTGCTGGCACGCACCGTGTTGCCCGGGCGCCCCCGACGCGCTCGGGACGAGAACGAGGCGATCGGGGAACTCTCGCTGCGCCTGGCTCGAGGAGAGATCACGGCCGATGAGTTCGAGCAACGACGACGGCTGGTCTTGGACGCCTTTCGGCCATGA
- a CDS encoding response regulator transcription factor, which produces MRNETDRAAAMVLVVEDEAALSDVVQAYLVKAGHATASARNGPEAVEMAHALSPDVIILDLGLPGLDGLEVMRRIRAFSDCYVLITTARSEEVDRLVGLSVGADDYLTKPFSVRELVARVQTVLRRPRAESGTASSDTVRTYGELEIDTAAQEVRLAGLPLPLTPTERGLLMTLALSPGQAFSRRQLMEAVWGDSWIGDDHLVDVHIANLRRKLDETAETARFVTTVRGIGYRMGKG; this is translated from the coding sequence ATGAGGAATGAAACGGATCGAGCAGCAGCGATGGTTCTCGTTGTCGAGGACGAAGCCGCGCTGTCGGATGTGGTCCAGGCGTATCTGGTGAAGGCCGGCCACGCGACTGCGAGCGCGCGGAACGGGCCGGAAGCGGTGGAGATGGCCCATGCCTTGTCGCCGGACGTGATCATCCTCGACCTCGGCCTGCCTGGGCTCGACGGTCTAGAGGTGATGCGCAGGATCCGCGCCTTCTCCGACTGCTACGTGCTGATCACGACGGCACGGTCAGAGGAGGTGGATCGCCTGGTGGGCCTGTCGGTGGGCGCGGACGACTACCTCACCAAACCGTTCAGCGTGCGTGAGCTCGTCGCCCGAGTTCAGACCGTACTGCGCAGGCCCCGCGCCGAATCCGGGACGGCGTCTTCGGACACCGTGCGCACGTACGGAGAGCTCGAGATCGACACGGCTGCCCAGGAGGTGCGCCTCGCCGGCCTGCCACTCCCGCTGACCCCCACTGAGAGAGGACTTCTGATGACCCTGGCGCTCAGTCCTGGCCAGGCCTTCAGTCGCCGACAGCTGATGGAGGCCGTCTGGGGCGACAGCTGGATCGGGGATGACCATCTCGTCGACGTGCACATCGCCAACCTCCGACGAAAGCTCGACGAGACGGCTGAAACTGCACGGTTCGTCACCACGGTGCGCGGTATCGGATACCGGATGGGAAAGGGATGA
- a CDS encoding sensor histidine kinase: MIGQLIVLLAGALTITALTVIIGPAVFHYHLLQTDLPVGSAELVHIERAYRDALALALGVGLVVSLLAAGLVTWNLARRLRQTLHGLTSAVDKLARGHYSTRVPSVGAGTELDSLAATLNDMAARLDAVEESRRQLLSDLAHELRTPIAALSAHHEAMADGVIEPEMAMPILASQTMRLSRLADDISEVSRAEEGQLPVELRPLAVDHLLESILREWEERFETAGVALRREMALRHSATIHADPDRLAQVLGNLLSNALRHTSPRGTVTVSSATHGSTVEIAVTDDGEGFTNEDSSRLFERFFRADSSRTRENSGSGIGLTISRALIDAHGGTMAAASEGPGQGATFTIRLPRATAGR, translated from the coding sequence ATGATCGGCCAACTCATCGTGCTGCTCGCCGGCGCACTCACCATCACGGCGCTGACGGTGATCATCGGGCCCGCCGTCTTCCACTACCACCTGCTCCAGACCGACCTCCCCGTGGGCAGCGCCGAACTCGTCCACATCGAACGCGCCTACCGCGACGCACTCGCCCTCGCCCTCGGCGTCGGACTGGTGGTCTCCCTCCTGGCCGCGGGACTGGTCACCTGGAACTTGGCACGACGACTCCGCCAGACGCTTCACGGCCTCACCTCGGCTGTCGATAAACTGGCCCGCGGCCACTACTCCACGCGCGTGCCCTCCGTCGGAGCCGGGACCGAGCTGGACTCGCTGGCCGCCACGCTCAACGACATGGCAGCACGCCTGGATGCCGTCGAAGAGAGCCGACGCCAACTGCTCTCCGACCTCGCCCATGAGCTGCGCACTCCGATCGCCGCCCTCTCGGCGCATCACGAGGCGATGGCCGATGGTGTCATCGAACCCGAGATGGCCATGCCCATCCTCGCCAGCCAGACCATGCGCCTGTCGCGGTTGGCTGACGACATCAGTGAAGTGTCTCGTGCCGAGGAGGGCCAGCTCCCGGTGGAGCTGCGCCCCCTCGCCGTCGATCACCTGCTGGAGTCGATACTCCGGGAGTGGGAGGAGCGGTTCGAGACGGCCGGGGTGGCATTGCGACGAGAAATGGCCCTGCGCCACTCTGCGACGATTCACGCAGATCCCGACCGCCTCGCTCAAGTGCTCGGGAACCTACTGAGCAATGCTCTGCGGCACACGTCACCCAGAGGCACAGTCACGGTCTCGTCGGCCACCCACGGCAGCACGGTGGAGATCGCGGTAACGGATGACGGCGAGGGGTTCACCAATGAGGACAGCTCACGCCTGTTCGAACGGTTCTTCCGCGCCGACAGCTCCCGCACCCGTGAGAACTCCGGATCGGGTATCGGCCTGACGATCAGTCGAGCCCTGATCGATGCGCACGGCGGGACCATGGCCGCAGCCAGTGAGGGCCCCGGACAGGGAGCCACATTCACCATCCGGCTTCCCCGAGCGACCGCAGGCCGCTGA
- a CDS encoding cytochrome c biogenesis CcdA family protein → MGELFATTVLSGPLAAALLLSTVAGLVAFLSPCVLPVVPGYLGYITGLTGDNAGPRRTSDPGERPWRLVAGAVLFVAGFTAVFLVIGGFVGALGSLMVQYMSAINRIAGVLVILMGLVFVGIFPRLSGEKRIRKRPDAGLAGAPLLGITFGFSWTPCIGPTFAAVAALSLGEASASRGALLAFGYAIGLGVPFILFALVFRRALGISKVLSRHRRMLQIIGGCVLIAIGLLLVTGVWEQWMALLQVRIGNFTTIV, encoded by the coding sequence ATGGGTGAACTCTTCGCCACCACCGTGTTGAGTGGACCCCTGGCCGCAGCCCTGCTCCTGTCGACAGTTGCCGGTCTGGTCGCGTTTCTCTCCCCGTGCGTACTCCCGGTGGTCCCTGGCTACCTTGGATACATCACCGGCCTCACCGGAGACAACGCCGGACCGCGCCGCACCAGCGATCCTGGGGAGCGTCCGTGGCGCCTGGTCGCCGGAGCGGTGCTGTTCGTGGCCGGATTCACTGCGGTGTTCCTGGTCATCGGCGGATTCGTCGGCGCCCTCGGGTCATTGATGGTCCAGTACATGAGCGCGATCAATCGGATCGCCGGGGTGCTGGTCATCCTCATGGGCCTGGTGTTCGTGGGAATCTTCCCCCGTCTCTCCGGTGAGAAACGGATCCGGAAGCGCCCCGATGCCGGACTCGCCGGCGCACCCCTGCTCGGGATCACGTTCGGCTTCTCCTGGACCCCGTGCATCGGACCGACGTTCGCCGCGGTCGCCGCACTCAGCCTCGGTGAGGCCTCCGCGAGCCGCGGCGCGCTCCTGGCTTTCGGCTATGCGATCGGGCTTGGGGTTCCGTTCATCCTCTTCGCCCTCGTGTTCCGGCGCGCCCTCGGCATCTCCAAAGTGCTGTCCCGGCATCGCCGCATGCTGCAGATCATCGGTGGCTGCGTGCTCATCGCCATCGGACTCCTGCTGGTCACCGGCGTGTGGGAGCAGTGGATGGCACTGCTGCAGGTACGGATCGGCAACTTCACCACGATCGTCTGA
- a CDS encoding TlpA family protein disulfide reductase — translation MDPVVRSGARPGPSRRTTLRLGGGLLVLAPFLAACSGSSDAASEANAGYVSGDGVVVEIPPEGRAAPLEIRGTTYSADDFDSTALRGAPLVINVWYASCPPCRVEGPALKAVHSEYGAQGVEFVGVNTRDKAGPAAAFEETFGITYPSIPDPDGVVIASMDGSVSPNAVPTTLILDAEGRVAARITGAADQSTLESLLETVLAEAA, via the coding sequence ATCGACCCAGTCGTGCGGAGCGGGGCTCGGCCCGGCCCGAGTCGGCGGACCACGCTCCGACTGGGCGGCGGTCTGCTCGTCCTTGCTCCCTTTCTTGCGGCGTGCAGCGGTTCCTCGGATGCGGCGAGTGAGGCGAACGCCGGGTATGTCTCCGGTGATGGTGTTGTCGTCGAGATCCCCCCGGAGGGACGCGCCGCTCCTCTGGAGATCCGGGGAACGACGTACAGCGCAGACGACTTCGACTCCACGGCGCTGCGCGGTGCACCGTTGGTGATCAACGTCTGGTACGCCTCGTGTCCACCGTGCCGGGTCGAAGGTCCAGCGTTGAAGGCAGTGCATAGCGAATATGGCGCCCAGGGGGTGGAGTTCGTGGGAGTGAACACCCGCGACAAGGCCGGACCGGCCGCCGCGTTCGAGGAGACCTTCGGCATCACCTATCCCTCGATCCCGGACCCCGACGGGGTCGTGATCGCGTCCATGGACGGCAGCGTCTCGCCCAACGCCGTCCCCACGACATTGATCCTCGATGCTGAAGGACGAGTAGCCGCCCGGATCACGGGCGCTGCCGATCAGAGCACCCTCGAGAGTCTCCTGGAGACCGTGCTGGCGGAGGCCGCCTGA
- a CDS encoding CueP family metal-binding protein yields the protein MTTPSYLRGPRASSGGGPRRRTVRLPRRSLVIGAVLFPLVVAGCGTGGSEPASVTGDQELLREHGFADADAHEIIDRLEALPVAERPQNLIASVTATSLQLRDDAGREAELPLPQDQFYLSVAPFVETTHECAFHSLTTCRGELRSREISASVVDSSSGEILEEGTRTTHDNGFLGFWLPRGITAELTCTLEDYAGGASISTQAEDDLTCLTSLQLT from the coding sequence ATGACCACCCCGTCGTACCTTCGAGGCCCGCGCGCCTCCTCCGGGGGTGGGCCCCGTCGTCGTACCGTGCGGCTGCCCCGGCGATCGCTCGTGATCGGTGCCGTCCTGTTCCCGCTCGTGGTCGCCGGTTGCGGGACCGGCGGGTCCGAGCCCGCATCCGTCACGGGTGATCAGGAGCTGCTCCGGGAACATGGCTTCGCCGACGCGGACGCGCACGAGATCATCGACCGTCTCGAGGCGCTCCCGGTGGCCGAGCGACCACAGAACCTGATCGCCAGCGTCACTGCGACGTCCCTCCAGCTCCGAGACGATGCAGGGCGCGAGGCCGAGCTCCCCCTTCCGCAGGATCAGTTCTATCTGTCGGTGGCCCCGTTCGTGGAGACCACGCACGAGTGCGCGTTCCACAGTCTGACGACGTGCCGCGGGGAGCTGCGCAGCCGCGAGATCTCCGCGAGCGTGGTCGACAGCAGCTCGGGCGAGATCCTCGAGGAGGGCACTCGCACCACACATGACAACGGGTTCCTCGGTTTCTGGCTGCCGCGCGGGATCACCGCGGAGCTCACGTGCACCCTCGAGGACTACGCGGGGGGCGCGTCCATCTCGACCCAGGCGGAGGATGATCTGACCTGTCTGACCAGTCTCCAGCTGACGTGA
- a CDS encoding YdhK family protein: MVFAGCTDNGSDDGQTSGGSEASEASDGGGNGGMEHPMDGGPAPEGMVPAEDPEFPVGTEVTLTADHMEGMEGATATISGAFDTTTYSVSFTPTDGGEPVTDHKWVVHEELENPGDAPLAEGTEVVITADHMTGMEGAEATIDSATEETVYMVDYEADGMMMTNHKWVVESEIEPA, encoded by the coding sequence ATTGTGTTTGCCGGATGCACCGACAACGGGTCTGACGACGGTCAGACATCGGGTGGGTCCGAGGCATCGGAGGCGTCCGATGGTGGTGGCAACGGGGGCATGGAGCACCCGATGGATGGCGGCCCAGCGCCTGAGGGGATGGTGCCCGCGGAGGATCCCGAGTTCCCGGTCGGCACGGAAGTGACACTCACGGCGGACCACATGGAGGGCATGGAGGGGGCGACGGCGACGATCTCCGGTGCCTTCGACACCACGACCTACTCGGTCAGCTTCACCCCGACCGATGGCGGCGAGCCGGTCACCGACCACAAATGGGTCGTTCACGAGGAGCTCGAGAACCCGGGCGACGCACCGCTGGCGGAGGGCACCGAAGTGGTCATCACCGCCGACCACATGACGGGCATGGAGGGCGCTGAAGCCACCATCGACAGTGCCACCGAGGAGACCGTGTACATGGTCGACTACGAGGCCGACGGGATGATGATGACGAACCACAAGTGGGTCGTCGAGAGCGAGATCGAGCCTGCGTGA